The proteins below come from a single Prolixibacter sp. NT017 genomic window:
- the murQ gene encoding N-acetylmuramic acid 6-phosphate etherase, with the protein MSITESESLYNDLEKKSVRELLESIHEEDRKVLPAVQKTIPQIEALVTAVAPRMKKGGRLFYVGAGTSGRLGILDASEIPPTYGVGYDLVIGLIAGGDTAIRKAVESAEDNEAMGWEDLQKYHLTEMDTIVGIAASGRTPYVVGALKKARENNILTACVTSNPDSEMAKHADIAIEAVVGPEFVTGSTRMKSGTAQKLILNMITTTLMIQLGKVKGNKMVNMQLTNKKLIERGTRMIMEELGLEQDKARNLLLIHGSVKKALDEYRK; encoded by the coding sequence ATGAGTATAACGGAATCTGAATCGCTTTATAACGATCTTGAAAAGAAGAGTGTGCGTGAGTTGCTGGAGTCAATTCATGAAGAGGATCGCAAGGTTCTCCCGGCTGTACAGAAAACCATTCCACAAATCGAAGCGTTAGTAACGGCGGTTGCTCCGCGAATGAAGAAAGGCGGCCGATTGTTTTATGTCGGAGCCGGAACCAGTGGACGGTTGGGTATTCTCGATGCGTCGGAAATCCCCCCAACTTACGGAGTTGGATATGATTTGGTTATCGGTTTGATTGCCGGAGGTGACACAGCCATTCGCAAAGCTGTGGAATCAGCCGAAGACAACGAGGCAATGGGATGGGAGGATTTGCAAAAATATCATCTCACCGAAATGGATACCATTGTAGGTATCGCCGCCTCCGGAAGAACACCTTATGTAGTAGGTGCTTTGAAAAAAGCGCGCGAAAACAATATTCTTACTGCTTGCGTAACCAGTAATCCCGACAGCGAGATGGCTAAGCATGCCGATATTGCGATTGAAGCCGTTGTTGGCCCTGAGTTCGTAACCGGAAGCACCCGCATGAAATCCGGTACAGCACAAAAATTAATTCTGAATATGATCACAACCACGCTGATGATTCAGCTGGGAAAAGTGAAAGGTAACAAGATGGTTAATATGCAATTAACCAATAAAAAACTGATAGAGCGTGGAACCCGAATGATTATGGAAGAGTTAGGACTGGAACAGGATAAAGCCAGGAATCTCTTGCTCATACACGGTTCTGTGAAGAAAGCGCTCGACGAATACCGTAAATAG
- a CDS encoding TonB-dependent receptor — translation MRRFLLLVAAMMVAFSSVAQKRTVTGMVTDQSGAPLPGVNIVVKGTTNGTITDFDGKYQLDAKASDVLKFSFLGYIPQEIPASNSVINVQLKEDTKSLDEVVVVGYGTQKKSDITGAVASVSADDLKGQPVSSVDQALQGRVAGVQITSNSGAPGGSISVRVRGIGTINDADPLYVVDGLPVSSINFLNPNDIASVEILKDASASAIYGSRGANGVVLITTKKGKLNSKASVNLDVYYGVQKVINNWKTTTGPQWYQIQEELNKTRTSPIDLSLVDKNQNTDWFNAITRVAPMQNYNFGVTGGSKAMTYALSIGHLNQEGTVEGSSFERTTGKLNVGYQVSKRFKIGTNLNIEHSKKYSISEENYHVGVINTAIKIEPVIPVWKDKANHVYDYSKFTDYPNPVAAIQYDNNHSEKLQLVGNIFGELELAKGLKAKTSFGQSSYRTDYYNFTPVYSVNINQQNLVNNVYRKYARGDYWSWENTLNYDGTFGKHSLSALAGYTMEEGNYEWFSASKNNIPNEDPSMWYLDAAADGDLATSSESSVSMMSFLGRINYSYDNKYLATVNFRADASSKFPKENRWGYFPSVALGWKISKESFLENATWLTNLKLRAGWGQIGNQNIGSYPYQETMNGNSQYRYLFGTTPTIDQGYVVTGMVDQSIKWETVESLNFGVDASFFDDRLQTTIDWYNKKTKDMLVSVPIPYYYGYESGPTSNVGSVKNNGLEVSVSYRDRISNKLSYNVGFNIATVKNEVLSLGNGEPIAGGYYYGGNATRTEEGEPIGYFYGYKTDGVFQSQQEINNAPVQEGSSNEDLKPGDLKFVDVNGDGVVNDEDKTYLGSPIPKFTYGFNLGVTYGAFDLSAFVQGSQGNKIFNAMKTHLYNFDETNKSTDMLNSWTPSNTNTDMPRLNGNDKNNTNRTSDRFVEDGSYARLKNITLGYTLPKSLIQKAGIASLRFYVSGQNLVTITNYSGADPEIGQNATDNYLSRGVDIGTYPQAQTYVFGVKLGF, via the coding sequence ATGAGACGTTTTCTATTGCTTGTGGCAGCCATGATGGTTGCCTTCTCATCGGTTGCCCAAAAGAGGACTGTAACCGGGATGGTCACTGACCAAAGCGGTGCGCCGCTTCCCGGTGTAAACATTGTCGTCAAGGGCACCACTAATGGTACCATCACCGACTTTGATGGTAAGTATCAGTTGGACGCGAAAGCATCGGATGTACTGAAATTCTCGTTCCTGGGATATATTCCTCAGGAAATTCCTGCCTCCAACAGTGTGATTAACGTTCAACTGAAAGAGGATACCAAATCACTCGACGAAGTTGTGGTCGTCGGTTATGGTACCCAGAAAAAGAGTGACATTACCGGGGCTGTGGCTTCGGTGAGTGCTGATGACCTTAAAGGCCAGCCGGTTTCTTCAGTTGACCAGGCTCTCCAGGGACGCGTAGCCGGCGTTCAAATTACCTCCAATTCCGGAGCTCCCGGTGGTTCCATTTCTGTCCGCGTTCGCGGTATCGGAACCATTAACGACGCCGATCCTTTATATGTGGTCGACGGCCTTCCAGTTAGTAGCATCAACTTTTTGAACCCGAATGACATTGCTTCGGTAGAAATTTTGAAAGATGCTTCTGCTTCGGCTATTTATGGTTCACGGGGTGCTAACGGTGTGGTTCTGATTACCACGAAAAAAGGTAAGTTGAATTCTAAAGCCAGTGTAAATCTCGATGTTTACTACGGTGTACAGAAAGTGATCAACAACTGGAAAACAACTACCGGGCCGCAATGGTACCAGATTCAGGAAGAACTGAACAAGACACGTACCAGCCCTATCGATCTTTCACTGGTCGACAAAAACCAGAACACGGATTGGTTCAATGCCATTACACGTGTGGCTCCCATGCAGAACTACAATTTCGGTGTAACCGGAGGTAGTAAGGCAATGACTTACGCGCTGAGCATCGGTCACCTGAATCAGGAAGGTACCGTTGAAGGAAGTAGCTTCGAACGTACGACCGGTAAATTGAATGTCGGTTACCAGGTTTCAAAGCGATTTAAAATCGGTACAAACCTGAATATCGAGCACAGTAAGAAATACTCCATCAGCGAGGAGAACTATCACGTAGGAGTAATTAACACAGCGATTAAAATTGAGCCGGTAATTCCGGTATGGAAGGACAAAGCCAATCATGTATATGATTATTCCAAGTTTACCGACTATCCGAACCCGGTAGCAGCGATTCAGTATGATAACAATCATTCAGAAAAACTGCAGCTGGTAGGAAATATTTTTGGTGAGTTGGAACTGGCTAAGGGACTGAAGGCAAAAACCAGTTTTGGTCAGAGTAGCTATCGGACTGATTACTACAACTTCACTCCGGTTTATTCCGTCAACATTAACCAGCAGAATCTGGTGAACAACGTATATCGTAAATATGCCCGCGGTGATTACTGGTCATGGGAAAACACTCTGAACTACGATGGTACGTTTGGAAAACACAGCCTGTCAGCATTGGCTGGTTACACTATGGAAGAAGGAAACTACGAATGGTTTTCGGCGTCGAAAAACAACATCCCGAACGAAGATCCTTCCATGTGGTACCTCGATGCTGCAGCCGATGGGGATTTAGCAACCAGTAGTGAGTCTTCTGTTTCTATGATGTCTTTCCTCGGACGTATCAACTATTCGTATGACAACAAGTATTTGGCAACGGTTAACTTCCGTGCTGATGCTTCTTCTAAATTCCCGAAAGAAAATCGTTGGGGATATTTCCCGTCTGTAGCACTTGGATGGAAAATCTCAAAAGAGTCTTTCCTGGAGAATGCAACCTGGTTGACCAACCTGAAACTGCGTGCCGGTTGGGGACAAATTGGTAACCAGAATATCGGAAGCTATCCTTATCAGGAGACGATGAACGGTAACTCGCAGTACCGCTACCTCTTCGGAACGACTCCAACTATCGATCAGGGTTATGTAGTGACCGGAATGGTTGATCAGTCTATCAAATGGGAGACGGTTGAATCATTGAACTTCGGTGTTGATGCTTCATTCTTCGACGACCGTTTGCAGACAACCATTGATTGGTACAACAAGAAAACCAAGGACATGCTCGTTAGCGTGCCGATTCCTTACTACTATGGTTACGAAAGCGGACCAACTTCTAACGTAGGTTCGGTGAAAAACAATGGTCTTGAGGTTTCTGTGAGCTATCGCGATCGGATTTCAAACAAACTTTCTTACAATGTAGGCTTCAACATCGCTACCGTGAAGAATGAAGTACTCAGTCTGGGTAATGGTGAGCCAATTGCCGGAGGTTACTACTATGGTGGTAACGCAACCCGCACGGAAGAAGGCGAACCTATCGGATACTTCTACGGATATAAAACCGATGGCGTTTTCCAGTCACAGCAGGAAATTAACAATGCTCCTGTTCAGGAGGGAAGTAGCAATGAAGATTTGAAACCCGGTGACCTGAAGTTTGTCGATGTGAACGGAGACGGTGTTGTAAACGATGAGGATAAAACTTATCTGGGAAGCCCGATTCCGAAATTTACTTATGGTTTCAACCTGGGTGTTACTTACGGAGCTTTTGATCTTAGCGCATTTGTTCAGGGATCACAGGGTAATAAAATCTTCAATGCAATGAAGACACACCTGTATAACTTCGACGAAACAAACAAGTCGACAGATATGCTGAACTCATGGACTCCGAGCAATACCAACACGGATATGCCTCGTTTGAACGGTAATGACAAGAACAACACCAACCGTACTTCCGACCGGTTTGTGGAAGATGGTTCGTATGCGCGTCTGAAGAATATCACGCTGGGATACACGCTTCCTAAGTCGTTGATTCAGAAGGCGGGTATCGCTTCGTTGCGTTTCTATGTATCAGGTCAGAATCTGGTTACCATTACCAACTATTCAGGTGCGGATCCGGAAATCGGACAGAATGCAACAGACAATTATCTGAGTCGCGGTGTGGATATTGGTACCTACCCGCAGGCACAGACTTATGTATTCGGTGTAAAACTGGGATTCTAA
- a CDS encoding RagB/SusD family nutrient uptake outer membrane protein, giving the protein MKISLKTYTKALLIGCLSLSVMSCSDFLDKKKLGQETSEVYFNSQDKAIHSVTAAYSDLKDYRFGWFQWAFGETLSDNAIYSGSDGDSGGFQPLKDFNGTADMYQVRYKWQLCYRGINKSNQAIEGIEAMNDDLFTTPGLKKRLIAEARFLRAYYHWNLVITFGKVPIVDHLIKTADEKIAPSSVSDVYDFIASDLEAAEADLPLKSEYAASDIGRATKGAADAFLAKVNLYRKNWADAAKWSKKIIDSGEYQLDPNYAHQFSFDGENGMESIFEIQFYDSPTETSAYRNNGNFQTLFQLPRNITYGYGINQPTKNLYNAFMAENDTVRMQATLLDTTEVFHNELADLYTALDQAKQSGDQAAIDQAQADLAAGKTKLTFDRTGFYNQKIYVDPAHRAKSPYIRNNGNNTRVMRYAEVLLMYAEAEEHLGNDAEALAKMNMVRERVNLPDKSVSGDALLQAIYTERRLELAMENDRYPDLVRTGRANILPNWTEAHEYWPVPQAEVDITSGDVPQNSGYTTGGN; this is encoded by the coding sequence ATGAAAATTTCATTAAAGACATATACAAAGGCATTGCTTATCGGATGCCTTAGCTTGTCGGTCATGAGTTGTTCGGACTTTCTCGACAAGAAAAAGCTGGGGCAGGAAACCTCTGAGGTTTACTTCAACAGCCAGGATAAAGCTATCCACTCAGTTACGGCTGCCTATTCCGACCTGAAAGACTATCGTTTCGGTTGGTTTCAGTGGGCTTTCGGCGAAACATTGAGTGATAACGCCATCTACAGTGGCTCTGACGGTGATAGTGGCGGGTTCCAGCCATTGAAAGATTTTAATGGTACGGCCGACATGTACCAGGTTCGCTATAAATGGCAGTTGTGCTACCGCGGAATTAACAAATCCAATCAGGCTATCGAAGGAATCGAGGCGATGAACGACGACTTGTTCACTACGCCCGGCCTGAAGAAACGACTGATTGCAGAAGCACGTTTCCTTCGCGCTTACTATCACTGGAATCTGGTCATTACTTTCGGAAAAGTTCCGATTGTGGATCACCTGATTAAAACTGCAGATGAGAAGATTGCTCCTTCTTCTGTTTCGGATGTATACGATTTTATCGCATCGGACCTGGAAGCTGCTGAAGCCGATCTTCCGCTGAAAAGCGAATATGCTGCCTCTGATATTGGCCGCGCAACCAAAGGTGCTGCCGACGCTTTCCTGGCAAAGGTGAATCTTTACCGGAAAAACTGGGCTGACGCAGCCAAATGGTCGAAAAAAATCATCGATTCCGGCGAATACCAGTTGGATCCCAACTATGCGCACCAGTTCTCTTTCGATGGTGAAAACGGAATGGAATCGATTTTCGAAATCCAGTTCTACGATTCACCAACCGAAACTTCGGCGTATCGTAACAACGGTAACTTCCAGACACTGTTCCAGCTTCCTCGTAATATAACTTATGGTTACGGTATCAACCAGCCTACGAAGAACCTGTACAATGCCTTCATGGCTGAAAATGATACCGTACGTATGCAGGCAACACTGTTGGATACCACAGAGGTATTCCATAACGAGCTGGCTGATCTGTACACGGCTCTTGATCAGGCTAAACAAAGTGGCGATCAGGCAGCTATCGACCAGGCACAAGCTGATTTGGCTGCCGGAAAAACGAAGCTCACTTTCGACCGTACCGGTTTCTACAACCAAAAGATTTATGTGGATCCGGCGCACCGTGCGAAAAGTCCATATATCCGTAACAATGGAAACAATACTCGCGTGATGCGTTATGCTGAAGTACTGCTGATGTACGCTGAAGCTGAAGAGCATTTGGGTAATGACGCCGAAGCGCTCGCTAAAATGAATATGGTTCGCGAACGGGTGAATCTTCCTGATAAGAGTGTATCAGGCGATGCACTGCTCCAGGCCATTTACACGGAGCGTCGTCTCGAACTGGCAATGGAAAACGACCGGTATCCCGATTTGGTTCGTACCGGACGTGCCAACATTTTGCCCAACTGGACAGAGGCACACGAATACTGGCCGGTACCGCAGGCTGAGGTGGATATTACATCAGGTGATGTTCCTCAGAACTCAGGTTATACGACCGGTGGTAACTAA